Below is a genomic region from Sneathia vaginalis.
TTGGTATTTACCTTTTTTTACATATACTTTAATATCAAAGTCTATTGATGAAGAATTTAAATCTACTACCCCTATTATAGGCTCACTTATAGTATAATCAAATAATTTTTCTTTTTCCCTATTAATTATAGATAATATCAGATTTTTTACTTTTTGTATATCACTTTCGTATGAAACACCAACTTTTAAGTCTAATCTTCGTATATTATTAATATCAATATTCTTTATTTCATTATTTATCAAATTCCCATTAGGTATTATCAAATACTCATTTTGTAGAGTTAAAATAGTTGTATAGAATATTTCAATTTTTTTAATTGTCCCTATATTTGAATTATAACTTATTAAATCTCCAACTTTAAATGGCTTAAATGTTAGTAAAATAACTCCACCACAAATATTACTTATTGTTTCCTTAAATGCAAACCCTAAAACTAGTCCTAATGCACCTACTAAGGCAAAGATACTACTTAAATTTATACCCACTAACTGTAGTATTATTGTTAATAGCACTAACTTTATTACTATATTACTAAGTGAATTAAAAAATGTTCTAACAGCTTTTTCTTTTAAAATCTTGCTATTTACCTTACATAATATTTTATGAAATATACTAGCTATTTGATTAAAAAATATTACTAGTAATATTGCTAATATGACATTAAAAAAATGTAACTTTACATATTTTAATAAATTATCTAAAGATAATAGACTACATACC
It encodes:
- a CDS encoding mechanosensitive ion channel family protein; the encoded protein is MKEVCSLLSLDNLLKYVKLHFFNVILAILLVIFFNQIASIFHKILCKVNSKILKEKAVRTFFNSLSNIVIKLVLLTIILQLVGINLSSIFALVGALGLVLGFAFKETISNICGGVILLTFKPFKVGDLISYNSNIGTIKKIEIFYTTILTLQNEYLIIPNGNLINNEIKNIDINNIRRLDLKVGVSYESDIQKVKNLILSIINREKEKLFDYTISEPIIGVVDLNSSSIDFDIKVYVKKGKYQEARYYILENIKKVFDENNIEIPYNKLDVYMK